The Populus alba chromosome 13, ASM523922v2, whole genome shotgun sequence genome contains the following window.
aaaacaacattaattAGCATGTGTTTTAGAtagattataattataaaatttaacctTAAATAAGACTTAAGTCACGAGTTAAGaggatatattttaatttttatttttaaaaaaaattaacaagttgaAAGGATGAATTTTAATCGGTCAACTCATGTAAGTGaatcaacataaattttaaactaaatcagctaaatttttttatttttttatcttttttcaacCTGAACTAAGTATAAACCCCAAGTTAACTAAGTTCGAGATCCATCCACCAGCCAATCCAAGTTCATAACTATGACAAATGGAGAACAAAAGCTCCGAGTCCTAGTATTATTAATCAATAAGTTTCTAGTACATGAATCCAAAAGCAAGCACTCCTCAAAGTGTGACGACAACTCCAAGccacataaaaataaaggcaAAACAAGCTGGCAAATCCCCTAAAATGTTACATCTCAGTCCTCACATGGATTCCCTCTTCCCACTCtccataaatattattagaaaaaacctGCACATCCCTTTCTTAAACTCCAGAAcacaatattttatgtttagggCACAACCTGCATTGATTTTCGTTCAACACATTGATTCTTTTATTATCAACAGTACTCTAGTTGCTCGGTTCtataaaattaacttgttttcatttaagtcctcaaagtaaaaaattaagcaaatctacccaatttaatcatttaaattaatctcaaGTCTTTCATAAATCAAGGGTTCTTTTCAAATACATCTTAGGTTTGGGCATAAATCGAGCTCTAAGATGTATACTGGTTATCAGAAATGAGATCAATAATGGAGGAATAAGAGTGAAGCttcagaaatcaaaataattttttaattcgtatttgaaattaaaacaatgaaccagaaatgaaatttaaaaaatattcaagtataTTATGAAGTAGCAACAATCAAGAACAactcaaattgaaagaaaaataaaagaatctaaTATCAATTTGCTTCAGAAATATTCATAGTccatatttaaaagaaaatatacaacatgaatttctttaaaaattaaaatgttccTAATTCCAATATCCTTACATTACATAGACTGAAATACTTAGGCTCTAGTTATGTTCCCTCTTATGTATGCTCTCTAGCTATGTTTTTCCACCCTCTGTTGAAGTTCATTTCCTTCTTCCTTAATTTCTTTTGTCGTATCAAAACTATAACAGAATCCTGTTGAAAGGGTGACCAAACTTTTGTTAAGGGATGGAAGAAAACAGAAGACCTATATAATATATTAGTTATATGTTACttatacataattttaaaacttaattcaataacTAATTTGGAACAAAACTCGAGTCACGAATCAAATATATTTGACGGGTTAGACCTGGATTAATTAGGTCACCTGAGCAACCTAGTTTTTTCATCAAGTTAGtcgagttttattttattttatttttctttaatcttaACCGGTCCAGGTCTTGAGTTAGCCGGGTCTCAAATTGACCTGTTAGCGCAGTCTAGATTTTAGAACAATTGCTTATACAACCCAGGCACGCATGCTATATTCTAGGCCTTTCTTAATTTCCAGTTCTCTTTCCATTTTTAAAAGTTGTGGTTGCTAGATGCAGCAATCATGCAGAGTGACAATAGGAAAAATTTGGCAAATCTTCAAGTACTTGtaaattgttcttttttaagaatGAAGAGCTCCGACAATAACTTGTATGAAAGATGAAATCTTTGTATAAAGTATCTGCAAACAAGATTTTTAGGATGGCCAAAGCCAGTCCTTTCTGAAAGGAAGACCTCATTACCTTAATTCTGCCAGAATCTCATCCCGTACGTGTAATATAAAACCATTTCTGCGTCTCTGTAATCCAAAATATTAGAGTTTTAATGATGAAGTAGTAGGATTTTCATTTGAGACGAGATGGAGGTGTTAATTAAAGTATAATGTAAAATCATTATTAGAatctaaattatttgtttaagtttttggattaaaatggTTATTTAACACCCTCCATGCACCTCATAAACAAAATCAACTTCCCTGTACCATGTCCACTGAAATAAATTACTTGCAGGCGCGCCCAGAGGTCTTTTGTTTTAGAATCATTTAATTTACTATTTTCCTTCAAGCTTTCAAGATGGTAATTgacataaagaaaagaaaagaaggatggAGCTAGAAAAGCTGTGCTTACTGCGTAGAGGACATGCAGTTTGGCTGAGTGCCACCTTGAATTTCTTTCATCACCTACAAAGTAGTGGCAAGAACCGATTGCATAGCTTGGCGTATTGCTAACAAGATAGGCTCAGAATTATCCTGATCTGAATCTCTCAGTTCATCGATTTCAAAGAACGAACTACATATTTTATCAACTGCCTCTAGATATAGCCAAAGGAGATTCTAATGAGTAAATATATTCACTGAAAAGAGTACGAGTTGTAGGCCTGATGGCTGCAAATTCAATGAACAGATACAGGAGAGATCACAACAAAATCTTATTATTCTAAAGTATGTACCGTTAGTTTTTTCTCTCGGATGTTTTGATACTTTGACAAGTGAAAGAAGAACCCTAGAGATATCCAAGGATCAATGGATTCATCAACAAATATGTCAAATTGCAATCTAGAAGTGGTCCACGGCCTgtgctaaaaagaaaagaaggaaaggaaTGTTACAATTCTGATAGCCTTTTCTCATATCTGTACGGAACTCAGCTCCGTACCTATGTTGTCAGCATTGAAGTTCGTTTCCTGGTTCCATGACAAGATTAAACAAAAATCTTCACTTTGTATAATGCTAGATTTGTGGTAGCTGTTAATTTCTTGTATCTTATCAATCAATGACAGAATCCTGTTAGGTTGTCTTTCTTCGTTCGACAGGTATAGAAGAGTCGAACAActattatgatgtttttttaagcaACCAAAGTACACATGCTGTATTCTGGGCCTTCTTACCagttcttctttcatttttagaGCTTGTGGTTGCTCCTTAAAGGAACCTAACATGATTCCGATTCAGATTCCTATGCCATATTTAGCAAATATATtctctccaaaataaaaaagttccTATTTATAGCATTAAATTACATAGACAGAAATATTTAGTAGATATCTAGCGTGGTTGCATCCTATGTCTACTAATCTCTATGTCTTTCCACCCTTGGGTAGactcaaaaattatttctacAGTTTCTGCTGAATCTTCCAAAAGGTTTTTGGCACTATTCATCCTGTCTCCAGCTCTATACACTTGTTGTTGCACCACGAGCACAGAAACCTGGCACTGGGAATCTGATGATGCTAGAACGTCTCCCAAGAATCCAAGCTCTGGAAACTCATTCCATTCAGTAAGTCCCACAAATATTGGTGAGAAGCTGCGATGGTGTCTCCCCACCAAAATTAGATCATAGGAATTTTGAACAGATCTAATCACAGTAATCAATTCTACACTGTCCTTTACGAATTCCGTTATGTAGGAATGACGGTTTTTTCCAGCGCATGCGGCTTTGAACTCAGTGATAATATCATCGTCAAGATCCATATCAAGAGACTGCACGGCTCCCTCGGCCGGATCGATCAAATGGATCACAGTGAGAGAAACTTTTGCGTGTTTCGCCATTCTCAAACCATATGCTAATGCTTCCCTATCATCTCTTCCATGAACAAAAATGATTCCAATTTTGTATACAAAATGGTGTTTGGAGGCACTTAAGGTGTCTCGATCAACCAAGATACCTACAGAGCATGGGGCCTTTGCAAGAATATGACGGTTAACAGCCCTGGCTTCTGTGATGTCTTCTATGCCATGAAGTCTCCATTGCATATGAAACGGGACAATCACCACGGATGTTCTCTTCTCCACGGCAAGCCTACAAACTTCCTCGTGTATAGAGGCAAAAGGCGATATGGATGTGAATAAGTTGACAATAACATTACCATTGCTCTCTTGCTCGTATAATCTGAAGGCATTTATGATACGACCGCAATCCTTAGTGGGGAGTTTTGCAGTTGCTCCAGGCTCATGATACATGAAGAGTGGTGATAAACTGCCAACGAGCTGGACCAGGTGGACTATGTAACAGCACATGGGAGTCTTGGCTGTTGGATTGGAAATCTCGAGAAGTCTAATCATAGAAGGCGTGGAATCTTGGTGATATATGCCGGCCAGAACGCGAAACTCCATATTGAGACAAGTATGATGGATTGTTCTTTTATTGCTGGCTTTGTAATGTCTGGATGGATCGTAAAGGAATTTGATTACAGGCGTGAAGGTTCCTGACACAAAAAGCATGTTTATGACCATCATACTGTACATCTGACGGTCAAAAAGCTGCATGCGACAAGCAAAAACATGTTACAGTATGAGGCAGTAATATTCTATAAGAAGTAAGGGAATTTGTATGTCAAGAATAGGATAAACAGAGGGTAAGGTCATTACGAAGGTGAGGTGGCCATGCTGTACGAGCAGGACGTCGGAAATGCCTTGACAACTCATTACAAGGCCTAGTGAAAATGCTTCAACAGGAGGCACTTTGAAGAAGAGTGCAGGCAACATGCCACCCAAAACTTTCCCAATGAAGCTAGTTAAACCAAACACAGTGATAACAAACACAGTTTCAGAATGTATCGAAAAGAGGTCAACGCGTGAGACACTTAACACAAAATAGCTTGGAAGGAGGATCGAAGAAACAAATGATTCAATCTTGTTCTCTAACGCTGTTCCTAATGGTGGCCCATGAGGCACTGCGATGCCCAAAGCGGTAGCCCCAAATACCACATGGTGCCCTAAAACTTCACTAAGGAAAGCAGTTCCTAACACCATGATAAAGATAGACAACATGTATCCCTCTTTGACCTGTTTTCCTTCAGGGGTTTTCGCAATCATCTTAACCATAAGGGGCCTCAACACATAGAATATGAGGAAAATCAACGATAGAGGACACAACAGAATCCAAAAAGGCTCATGTTTTAGTTCTGTTATAAATAAAGTCACAATAACCAGGCCCCAACTACACATGCCACTGATCATTGATGAAGATATTGCTAACTGGCCAAGCTCCGAGTTAACGAGTTTCAGATCAGCCAAAAGGCAGACAATGACATGAAAGGAGGTAACAGCTTGAAAAATTGCAACGTGCCAAATAGACTTAAGTAGAACCCGGTCCATTTCCCTTTTTCCGCTAAGAATTCCAGCCACAATCAGGTTCAACGTTACTGGAAACAAGAAAGTAAGGAAGCCTATGACCACAGGTTTCCTTCCTGCTCTCTTCACTATCCCCAGGTCCATCTTTATtccaatcaaaaatatatacaaaatgcATCCAAAGAAAGCAAATGTCGAGCTGGTTTGGATACTTTTCATTGAATAAACTGATGTCAAGAATGAACTACGTCCCCAAAGAGTTGGTCCCAGGATGAACCCTACCTGACCAAATTCAAGACATAAACTGAGTTATATACCTGAAGATCACCGCATTGCGGTCAGAAATGAATTGTATTGAGATTACTAGAGTAAGATGAGTTTTTACATTCTTTTTGCAGGGAAATAGAAAGTTTTACCAGCAGCAATGAAACGAAAGCGCTTTCACCAAGTGGGGTGAGGATGTATTGTAATAAGACACTACATAATGAAGATAAGCTGAGTTGTGCCAAAACAGCAGGAGTTGTATAGGAAAGTGGATTCTGACCATAAAAATACCCTTTTGATATTATACCTTCACGTCCTTGGCACACCCATAGATTCTGAAGGTCTGGATTCGATGCATTCATTGTTAATAATGCAATAAAAACAAGCTCTTGGATGTCTACATAGCCTTGTCTATAAAGAAGATAAAAGGGTGTGAAGGACTTCAAGGGACAGGAGGATTGTGCGGGTGTGCtaatgcttcttcttttttctgagGCCCTGATACCACTAGCCATCAGGAGTCAGTTGACCTACTCCTTCTGGGTTGAAAATTGCTTACTACTAGAGGAGGAAAAATCTCATCCTCTATTATCTGCCCTACTTGTCAGCTACAAAAAATGTGGTACAGAAAGATTTTTTGTGGATTtaatgtttgtgtttttatgaCAGGACAGCATGTGATTTACCACATATGAATTATAAACcacagataaataaaataagagaaattatttcaattaaaaatcaggCTAGTTCATCTACAAGATGCTTTTACTATTGGAAATAAcacaatttttaattgaaagaatttttaatattggaAAGGGATTATACTTCATTTCTATagtttcctaaaaaaatatcaagcaaAATCTTCACTCTGTAAGATGCAATGCATTGGTGGTACttgctaattaatttcttgtagCTTATCAAATAATAACAGGATCCTATTAAGAGGTTGACCGAGTTTTCGATCCAACAGGTGTAGAAGAGATCAGGTTTAATATGTGGTTTGTACCAACCTAAAGTGCACATATATGCTACATTCTAGGCATTCTTAACGGTTCCATTTCCATTTTTAGAACTTGTGGTACATAGTATCGTCCGGTGAGAGAGAATGGCATATATAGGCCTAATCTGACATATGATGCCATTCCAAAAGGAATGCAGAAGCCTAGGGAGGATCTATCTTCACCCCAATCTGGAAGATAAATAACGTAGCATGAAACCAAACACTGACAAGGTTTGCAGTTCTTCCTTCTGGTGGGAAGATTTTGTCTGTAAATGCCAAGTTGTGCCCAAGATGAAAACCTCTCACATCAGAGTGAACAAGTAGAGAGAAGAACTTACAGGTACATGAGAAACAACAGAAGGTTGGCCAAGGAGCTTGAGAAAGATGTAAATGGAACGCGTGAGGATAGAAATGAGAGAAGCTTGTAACAGCAAGAGAGGCAGAGTGTACTTTAAAGGGTCATAACAAAACCAGAGGCCTTTTGAGTTAATCATACATACAACCTGACAAACAACATCAATCCCAACTCTAACCTCTTCATCGAAAGGAGCTGTTGCAGGGTTCTGAAGCTGCATGGACGAATTTTTTTCCTACTTGAAAGAGAAGAGGCCCGAGAGGCTTTAAGCTATATAAAATgtgaagaagaagcagaatgaACTGATAGCCTCTCTCAAACAAAGTTTCTGATATATGGAACTTCTAGTTGAGTAGCAATTCAAGAACATAAGAAACCAGACAAAAACACATGAATCTACAATTTCTTCACTGCAAAAAAACTAAGAACAACCTAtcagaacaaaaaagaaaatgcatacACTATTACCAGTCACCACCACTGATGCACAAGAACTCCAATCTTTCTGAGAGAAGTAAGAAGCTGCAAGCATTGATCATAAGTCTTCTGATACTTAACATCCCGTTGCCCTGGACAACACCTCTGCCACCGATTATAATGACACTCCAGAAACAGCTCATCAATCAAACAAATCGCACCTGTCTCAACCAACCTCGGAATCAAATGAAACTCAGTCCCTTCAACATCCAATTTCACCACCACAAAATCCCTCTCCACCACCACATTTTTCAACCATTCTGCAAAATCAAACCCTTCAATCGTATCCAAATCTGCCTTATAACTCATCGACGATTGCACCACCGGTTGAATCCTCCCCACCCCCCTGCCTTTCTCCACAATTTTCCTATTAACAAACCTGCTGATCCCATAAAACAAGGTCTCATTCCTCACCCACGCCGCATAAGGCAATAACTGAACACCCTTTTTCGATCTATATTCCCCGGAAAACACCTTATCGGCTTCGATGGCATAAACTTCGAAACTCTTATTCTGTTTCGGATAACTTTTTCGAAACCAGCCGCCTATACTTGAACCGAAACTCCTAGCACCAACATCAACATAAACATATTTTCTCTTAAAACCAATATCAACACTATCACTTAAGTACTTGACGTTTttcaaatttctcttcaatGTAATCCATGGCTTCAATGGTTCTTTAGCGATCAAAGCCTCGGCATTTTTTGCTAGTTCCCGTTTTAGCCTCGAAACCGAGCAATTACTACCTACATTGCCCCTCCACAAAAAATCTCCTACTTTCATTAACACAACCTCTCTAATCATCATCATCGACATTGAATCTACACCGTTGATTTCACGCGATTTGATTAATCTACAGCAATTAAACAAATCAAGTAAAGATTGTAAGCTATATAAATCTCTCGATTTTGTATGGATCACTAAGAACCCGCCCGGTTTTAAAGTTCGACAAAGCTCTGACCCGAATTCGTCGGGTTGACCTGACCAGTCGAGGTTGTTAGTGAACTGGAAATCGAAAGTGTTGTCATGAAACGATAGAGGATAGTTCGGTAGAATCAGAGGTGGAgatgatttctttattttctttgatttctttgaGATCCCGGTCGAATCAATAACGCCGATTTCTTTCAGAGCTATGATTGCTTCTCCAGTTAGTGTTTCGATGCAGAGAGATTTTGAGATAGGCGAGAGGAAGCCATCAGCGATGAGGTCCTGGAAGACGGAGAGGTAATGATCGACGGTGCAACGGGAGGTGGTGGCGGAGTGGTAGTGGATGGTGAAGTCGAGGTTTTGTGGAGGAAAGAAGCAGAAGTCATTAGAGACGCAGGATCGGCCTTTGACTGCGATGAAGTATGCGAAACGGACGGCGAAGAATAAAACGATAAATGAGAGGAGACGTGCGAGAGTGGATTTTATTAAGAGGTTTCTTGAGAGCTCCATTACATCAGAGAGATTTTGGGGGTGGAGGGATGGTGGAGTTTGAAAATATGAGAGGGGTTGGAGGGTAAAATGGGAGCATTACGGTTTAAGTGGGGTCAGTGAACAGGTGGCATTGTGTGAGTGGTGAACTCGGTTATGATGTGGCGTGACCGTTATGGTAGTTTGCGGGAAATGTggttagtttgatttttatgggctgggctgggcttgGTTTAGTTTGCTAATTGTTAGCGGACCTGGCTAAATTTATCCGGGCCTATTAAGTGttgttttagggtttaaagGTTTAGAAATTAGAGAAATCTtctg
Protein-coding sequences here:
- the LOC118039477 gene encoding cation/H(+) antiporter 15, with the translated sequence MDLGIVKRAGRKPVVIGFLTFLFPVTLNLIVAGILSGKREMDRVLLKSIWHVAIFQAVTSFHVIVCLLADLKLVNSELGQLAISSSMISGMCSWGLVIVTLFITELKHEPFWILLCPLSLIFLIFYVLRPLMVKMIAKTPEGKQVKEGYMLSIFIMVLGTAFLSEVLGHHVVFGATALGIAVPHGPPLGTALENKIESFVSSILLPSYFVLSVSRVDLFSIHSETVFVITVFGLTSFIGKVLGGMLPALFFKVPPVEAFSLGLLFDRQMYSMMVINMLFVSGTFTPVIKFLYDPSRHYKASNKRTIHHTCLNMEFRVLAGIYHQDSTPSMIRLLEISNPTAKTPMCCYIVHLVQLVGSLSPLFMYHEPGATAKLPTKDCGRIINAFRLYEQESNGNVIVNLFTSISPFASIHEEVCRLAVEKRTSVVIVPFHMQWRLHGIEDITEARAVNRHILAKAPCSVGILVDRDTLSASKHHFVYKIGIIFVHGRDDREALAYGLRMAKHAKVSLTVIHLIDPAEGAVQSLDMDLDDDIITEFKAACAGKNRHSYITEFVKDSVELITVIRSVQNSYDLILVGRHHRSFSPIFVGLTEWNEFPELGFLGDVLASSDSQCQVSVLVVQQQVYRAGDRMNSAKNLLEDSAETVEIIFESTQGWKDIEISRHRMQPR
- the LOC118039487 gene encoding uncharacterized protein; amino-acid sequence: MELSRNLLIKSTLARLLSFIVLFFAVRFAYFIAVKGRSCVSNDFCFFPPQNLDFTIHYHSATTSRCTVDHYLSVFQDLIADGFLSPISKSLCIETLTGEAIIALKEIGVIDSTGISKKSKKIKKSSPPLILPNYPLSFHDNTFDFQFTNNLDWSGQPDEFGSELCRTLKPGGFLVIHTKSRDLYSLQSLLDLFNCCRLIKSREINGVDSMSMMMIREVVLMKVGDFLWRGNVGSNCSVSRLKRELAKNAEALIAKEPLKPWITLKRNLKNVKYLSDSVDIGFKRKYVYVDVGARSFGSSIGGWFRKSYPKQNKSFEVYAIEADKVFSGEYRSKKGVQLLPYAAWVRNETLFYGISRFVNRKIVEKGRGVGRIQPVVQSSMSYKADLDTIEGFDFAEWLKNVVVERDFVVVKLDVEGTEFHLIPRLVETGAICLIDELFLECHYNRWQRCCPGQRDVKYQKTYDQCLQLLTSLRKIGVLVHQWW